A window from Thiomicrorhabdus sp. encodes these proteins:
- a CDS encoding LysE family translocator, protein MIPFDELAAFALIGVFLALAPGPDNLFVLMQSALYGRKDGVLLVLGLCTGLVVHTLAVALGVAALLKTSEAAFAILKILGALYLLYLAYQAYQASTNGLRDGRHSPLSASQLYRRGIFMNLTNPKVSVFFLAFLPQFAHIEYGPASLQILLLGAILILVTFIVFSGIALLAGSFGELDQAKAASSDVYESHDSLDPVRAGVAPDTFGYGKLGNGFGIIRKTDKREATRKKCLKLGEEVVGEDVWVRRP, encoded by the coding sequence ATGATTCCATTTGATGAGCTGGCAGCTTTTGCTTTGATCGGCGTATTTCTCGCTCTGGCACCGGGCCCGGATAATTTATTCGTCCTGATGCAGTCCGCACTCTATGGAAGGAAAGATGGAGTGTTGTTGGTTCTGGGATTGTGTACCGGGCTGGTTGTCCATACTCTGGCGGTGGCTCTGGGGGTGGCGGCATTGCTGAAAACCTCGGAAGCGGCATTTGCCATCTTGAAAATTCTGGGCGCACTCTATTTGCTGTATCTCGCTTACCAGGCTTATCAGGCATCGACGAATGGGCTTCGGGATGGACGGCATTCTCCGCTCTCGGCGAGTCAGTTGTATCGCAGAGGGATTTTTATGAATCTTACCAATCCCAAAGTATCGGTTTTCTTTTTGGCTTTTTTACCGCAATTTGCGCACATTGAATATGGTCCGGCCAGTTTGCAGATTTTGCTTTTGGGAGCGATTCTGATATTGGTGACGTTTATTGTTTTCAGTGGAATTGCACTATTGGCAGGAAGCTTCGGGGAACTGGATCAAGCAAAGGCCGCAAGCTCTGATGTATATGAATCGCATGACAGCCTTGATCCTGTTCGGGCTGGCGTTGCACCTGATACTTTCGGATATGGGAAGTTAGGAAACGGTTTTGGAATTATCCGTAAAACCGATAAGAGAGAAGCAACCCGAAAAAAGTGTTTGAAGCTGGGGGAGGAAGTTGTTGGAGAGGATGTTTGGGTAAGAAGGCCTTGA
- a CDS encoding DNA-directed DNA polymerase: MSRCEIYPWLQPAWQRWQALSSRLGHAYLISALPGIGMEPWIRNLAKTALCPNSATHAQTACGQCSSCHLFDTDQHPDFYHLHRLPDKKEIGVDQIREFIYRQQETAHQGGYKVAWIEGVENLNLSAFNALLKTLEEPGERSLFLLSCHQVADLPATIKSRCQQVHLPTPPLEVANQWLSEQCPQMDQALLKRALRMNWGAPLSALQWINDGKFDEDRQWNDALKQLQSGKKNVVQVCAQWLKWPQPEQVFDYFYQWTVGFVRHQVYARNTPWQADTLQAALKFQQNVLTAKSFWSRNANKELVLENLCLQWLALQRGEQDNSVFHSRFNRGQLI; this comes from the coding sequence ATGAGCCGATGCGAAATTTATCCCTGGTTGCAACCTGCATGGCAGCGCTGGCAAGCACTTAGCAGCCGTTTGGGGCACGCATACTTAATCTCCGCCCTACCGGGAATCGGCATGGAACCCTGGATTCGCAATCTGGCTAAAACGGCTTTATGTCCAAATTCTGCGACTCATGCTCAAACGGCCTGCGGACAATGTTCCAGCTGTCATTTATTCGATACCGATCAGCACCCGGATTTTTACCATTTGCATCGGTTACCGGACAAGAAAGAGATTGGAGTCGATCAAATCCGCGAGTTTATCTACCGTCAGCAGGAAACCGCGCATCAGGGCGGTTATAAAGTCGCCTGGATTGAAGGCGTTGAAAACCTGAATTTGTCGGCCTTTAACGCTTTGTTGAAAACGCTGGAAGAGCCGGGTGAACGCAGTCTGTTTTTATTGAGTTGCCATCAGGTTGCGGATTTGCCGGCGACCATTAAGAGCCGCTGCCAGCAAGTCCATTTACCGACACCGCCGCTGGAAGTCGCCAATCAATGGTTAAGCGAACAATGCCCGCAGATGGATCAGGCCTTGCTGAAACGTGCTTTGCGTATGAATTGGGGCGCACCGCTGAGTGCGTTGCAATGGATCAACGATGGTAAATTTGACGAAGATCGGCAATGGAACGATGCTCTGAAGCAGCTGCAGAGCGGCAAAAAAAATGTGGTTCAGGTTTGTGCGCAATGGCTCAAGTGGCCGCAACCGGAACAGGTGTTTGATTATTTTTATCAATGGACGGTCGGTTTTGTCCGCCATCAGGTGTATGCTCGCAATACGCCATGGCAAGCGGATACTCTGCAAGCGGCATTGAAATTTCAACAAAATGTATTGACCGCGAAATCTTTCTGGAGTCGCAATGCCAATAAGGAACTGGTTCTGGAAAACCTGTGTTTACAGTGGCTTGCACTGCAACGGGGAGAGCAGGACAATTCGGTTTTTCATTCTCGATTTAATAGAGGACAATTGATTTGA
- a CDS encoding TatD family hydrolase — MIVDSHCHLNILPTDELGSIEEIIERAESLGVERMMCIAIGPEQWHEVLQLAEKHPQVFAAIGVHPCEPEEVVISDEALIEAASHPKVLAIGEVGLDYFHFDAENDMSWQHERFRQQIRIARQLQKPLVIHTRNSTDDCLRILQEEGAEEIGGIMHCFVEDREVAERAMKLGFYISFSGIVTFKNARELKQVAAEVPLERILVETDSPYLAPVPYRGKTNQPGYTRYVVEEIARLKNLPAETVAEATSDNFKRLFHLQAL, encoded by the coding sequence TTGATTGTAGATTCCCACTGTCATTTGAATATTTTGCCAACCGATGAATTGGGTTCGATTGAGGAAATTATCGAACGGGCCGAATCTTTAGGGGTGGAGCGGATGATGTGTATTGCAATCGGTCCTGAGCAATGGCACGAGGTTTTACAGCTTGCGGAGAAGCATCCTCAGGTATTTGCTGCGATTGGTGTTCACCCCTGCGAACCGGAAGAAGTTGTGATCAGTGATGAAGCGCTGATTGAAGCGGCTTCGCATCCGAAGGTTCTGGCAATTGGTGAAGTGGGGTTGGATTACTTTCATTTCGATGCGGAAAACGATATGAGCTGGCAGCACGAGCGCTTTCGTCAGCAGATCCGCATTGCCAGACAGTTGCAGAAGCCGCTGGTGATTCACACACGCAATTCGACCGATGATTGCCTGAGAATTTTGCAGGAAGAGGGCGCCGAGGAAATTGGCGGAATCATGCACTGTTTCGTTGAAGATAGAGAGGTTGCGGAAAGAGCCATGAAACTCGGTTTCTATATTTCTTTCTCCGGTATCGTAACCTTCAAAAACGCCAGAGAATTAAAGCAGGTCGCCGCTGAAGTGCCTCTGGAGCGAATTCTGGTGGAAACCGATTCTCCATATCTGGCACCGGTGCCTTACCGGGGCAAAACCAATCAACCGGGTTATACCCGCTATGTGGTTGAAGAGATCGCGCGCCTGAAAAACCTTCCTGCCGAAACTGTGGCCGAGGCGACCAGCGACAATTTTAAACGTCTGTTCCATTTGCAAGCGTTGTGA
- a CDS encoding ABC transporter ATP-binding protein, whose product MRQLADSTTVSTVDLNGRDYSWRRIYELVLQHKPALIKAHFIAFFAMLVTVPLPLLLPLLVDEVLLDKPGFIVETLNRLVSEAWHGPVYYILAITVITIFLRFLGLVFGVWQVQQFTVIAKDVTYRIRKDLLQRVQGVAMAQYETMGSGSVSATMVNDVNTIDTFLGTTVGKLIIAVFSLIGVTSVLLWLHWQLALFILFMNPVVIYFTMRMGRKVKTLKKDENNAVDAFQQALIETLDALQQVRAANQDHSFFERIRGRAETIRSSSEAFTWKSDAASRFSFMIFLIGFDLFRGASMLMVVFSGLSIGEMMAVFGYLWFMMGPVQEVLAIQYGYSAASGALQRINDVLDLDQEPQYPNKVNPFNTDRAIQVRVEDLSFAYPGKDENVLNRLNFEIKPGEKLALVGASGGGKTTLVQLLLGFYEPKEGRLFYDGVLMEEIGQSCVRQHVATVLQHPMLFHQSIRFNLTLGQDIPEEKLWQALEQAQLADKVRELDEQLDSIVGRNGIKLSGGQRQRLAIARMILQDPKVVIMDEASSALDMETERQLYVDLAPFLEGRTTLIVAHRLSSIRQADRILVFEDGHIIESGSHDELMAQQGTYHKLYR is encoded by the coding sequence ATGAGACAACTTGCCGATTCCACCACCGTATCAACAGTCGATTTAAACGGCCGGGACTATTCCTGGCGACGGATTTACGAGTTGGTGCTGCAGCATAAGCCGGCACTGATCAAAGCGCATTTCATTGCATTTTTTGCAATGCTGGTGACGGTGCCGCTTCCTCTTTTACTGCCGCTTCTGGTGGATGAAGTTTTACTGGACAAGCCCGGTTTTATCGTGGAAACACTCAATCGCCTGGTTTCGGAAGCCTGGCATGGCCCGGTTTATTACATTCTTGCCATTACGGTTATTACGATTTTTCTGCGCTTTCTCGGCCTGGTTTTCGGTGTCTGGCAGGTTCAGCAGTTTACCGTAATTGCCAAGGATGTGACTTACCGTATCCGTAAAGACCTTTTGCAACGGGTGCAAGGCGTGGCGATGGCTCAGTACGAAACCATGGGGAGCGGCAGTGTTTCCGCCACGATGGTGAATGATGTCAATACCATAGATACGTTTCTGGGAACCACCGTCGGCAAGTTGATCATTGCGGTTTTCTCTTTGATCGGGGTGACGTCGGTTCTCTTGTGGTTGCACTGGCAACTGGCTCTGTTTATTCTGTTTATGAATCCGGTGGTAATTTACTTTACGATGCGTATGGGTCGTAAGGTCAAAACGCTCAAGAAAGATGAAAACAACGCCGTTGACGCTTTTCAGCAGGCTTTGATCGAAACGCTGGATGCTTTGCAACAAGTTCGTGCCGCGAATCAGGATCATTCTTTTTTTGAACGCATTCGCGGCCGTGCCGAAACCATTCGCAGCAGTTCGGAAGCCTTTACCTGGAAAAGCGATGCCGCCAGCCGTTTTTCCTTTATGATTTTTCTGATCGGTTTTGATCTGTTTCGTGGCGCCAGCATGTTGATGGTGGTGTTTTCCGGACTGTCGATCGGTGAGATGATGGCGGTGTTTGGTTACCTGTGGTTTATGATGGGACCGGTGCAGGAGGTATTGGCGATTCAATACGGTTACAGTGCAGCCAGTGGCGCTTTGCAGCGAATTAATGATGTACTCGACCTGGATCAGGAACCACAATATCCGAACAAGGTGAATCCGTTTAATACGGATCGGGCGATTCAGGTCCGAGTCGAAGACCTTTCGTTTGCTTATCCCGGCAAGGATGAAAATGTCCTGAATCGGTTGAATTTCGAGATCAAGCCGGGAGAAAAGCTTGCTCTGGTGGGGGCCAGCGGCGGCGGAAAGACCACTCTGGTGCAGTTGTTACTCGGTTTCTACGAACCGAAAGAAGGGCGCCTGTTTTATGATGGTGTTCTGATGGAAGAGATTGGCCAAAGCTGTGTCCGTCAGCATGTTGCCACGGTGTTGCAGCACCCGATGCTGTTCCATCAGTCGATTCGTTTTAATCTTACTTTGGGACAGGATATTCCCGAGGAGAAATTGTGGCAGGCGCTGGAGCAGGCTCAATTAGCAGATAAAGTCCGAGAGTTGGATGAGCAATTAGACTCGATTGTCGGGCGCAACGGTATCAAGTTGTCCGGCGGCCAGCGCCAGCGTCTGGCGATTGCACGCATGATTCTTCAAGACCCGAAAGTCGTGATTATGGACGAGGCGTCGTCGGCTTTGGATATGGAAACCGAACGCCAGCTCTACGTCGATTTAGCGCCGTTCCTTGAAGGTAGAACGACCTTGATTGTCGCGCATCGCTTGAGTTCGATCCGTCAGGCGGATCGTATTCTGGTCTTCGAAGACGGCCATATTATCGAGAGCGGCAGCCACGATGAACTGATGGCGCAACAGGGAACTTATCATAAGTTGTATCGATAG
- the tmk gene encoding dTMP kinase yields MKGQFITLEGTEGGGKSTNLRYIHTWLQERGIEVVTTREPGGTEIGEAIRGILLNPAYTSMQPETELLLMFAARSQHLQEKILPALEQGKWVISDRFTDASYAYQGAARGMDYRRIEQIENWVQQAIQPNMTFVFDLPIEVGMARVASRGGAIDRFEEEDRLFFEKVRQAYLHRAEQAPERYHVLDASQPLDRVQNLIERQLGQLLAEAGL; encoded by the coding sequence ATGAAAGGCCAATTTATTACCCTGGAAGGAACCGAAGGCGGCGGTAAATCGACCAATTTACGGTATATCCACACCTGGTTGCAGGAAAGGGGCATCGAGGTTGTCACAACCCGTGAACCGGGCGGTACGGAAATCGGCGAAGCCATTCGCGGTATTCTGCTTAACCCCGCATATACCTCAATGCAGCCGGAAACCGAATTGCTGCTGATGTTTGCCGCTCGCAGTCAGCATCTGCAGGAAAAAATTCTCCCGGCTCTGGAACAGGGGAAATGGGTAATTTCCGATCGTTTTACCGATGCTTCCTATGCTTATCAAGGCGCGGCCAGAGGGATGGATTACAGACGTATCGAACAGATAGAGAACTGGGTTCAGCAGGCCATTCAGCCGAATATGACTTTTGTCTTTGATCTGCCTATTGAAGTGGGGATGGCAAGAGTTGCCAGCCGTGGCGGAGCCATTGACCGGTTTGAAGAAGAGGATCGGTTGTTTTTCGAAAAAGTGCGTCAGGCATATCTGCACCGGGCGGAGCAAGCTCCCGAACGTTATCATGTGTTGGACGCGTCGCAACCTTTGGATAGAGTACAAAACTTGATCGAACGGCAATTAGGACAGTTATTGGCGGAAGCGGGACTATGA